The genomic interval ATTTATGCAGTGACTTTATGTGACGGTGTTGGTAACAAAAATGCAGGAACAGGCGAAGCCCATCAGAGCTGAGTGGAGCGTAGAGCCGGAGCTACGAGGATGTGGTTTAGATCAGTGGTTCTCCACCCTGGACTTCAGGACCCGCTTGTCCTGCAtggttttaggtgtttccctgctgCCAGACACTTGGCTTAGATTAATGGGGGATTAGGAGACTTTCTGCAGCATCTGATGGCATGCTGTGGAGGTCATGAGGTTATTCTAATCACATATGCTGGGCAAGGGCATAACCGTCATCTCAGAAGTGAGGGAGACACATTTTCAgatgtatatagatatatattaagGGGTTTATCAGCCTCCTGTCCCTCTCCTAAAGAACCACATAATCACTACCAGCACCAGGGGACCGACTATACCATAGACCGCCAAACCCTGGTTGAGTTGACACAATGACCCTCGACCATCTACCTAGCCGGATCATAATGGTGCCTAATTAAACGTCTCCTCCCTGACTCTGCACTTTCTTTAGGCCCAATAAAGATTTCTGTTAAATCTGTGGAAAGCCACAGTGGGCACAAGTTCTGCAAAGGATCGGGTTTATTCCTTAAACCTGATCCTTTTAGCTCATCTCCTGTCTGATCCACGGGGGCACAGGTACGCGTATGGTGCGTTTAAAGACGGCTCGGAAAAACACGGCATCGCATGTTAATAGCGgattaagccgggcatacactgtgcaatattttCAATCATTGTACTCAcgtacagctcaaactgtacaacAAAACCGCAGAGTTTAAAGGTTCACAGCTCACCATATCTGTTTTTACTGTACGGTCTGACGCTCTGATGAGATCTGAcggctcacactgtacgtccaaaaaccacacgtcagactcagccccgtagagagatggcgcttgtCGGACTCGTCTATCCGGAAGCCAAacataaacagtagaagaagaaaaaggcggaagtgtcgatgctcactgttaaaaatgaggctcactagaacgaaacacgctgccttggcaattctatgagttgctcctccgtagtttgactccatgtcacacgtaccgctgCCATGCTTCTTTTCACGCCTAAGTTTTTGTCTGAGAAGGTgaagaagaattcccttgtttgcacatgcgcagttcgCGAGGTTGGtggaaatcggctcgtagctctgcttcaacagcaggacgcgCTCAGGATTGcctcacgagggccgactgaatttcagacatgtttgattttaatcCCACCGTACGATTCCTGTTCAGGAGGTGGTTGTGAGAGGCTAATCGTTACCTCTGTATACGACGCACCTTGcagctgaaactcggcccgatcCGAAAAGTTCTCGCACAACTGAAGAATCagcccaaaaagggcaaaaactcgtacacTGTATACCCGGCTCTAAACGGTTGTATGGGCTGAAAAAAAATTTACCCCacattgcaaaaaaggaactaaaagtaagtaaaaatttcttgaaattagtgtatttttccttgatttgccaatggaataagtatttttacccctaaaataacatcctgcacttgaaacaagatgatggagatgaattgttcctattttaagtgcaaaagttttattccattggcaaatagtcttatttacccaCTCTAATCAtggaaaaatacacaataaatttcacttttcagaatcagattcgagtttaatcgccaagtaggtttgcacttacaaggaatttgacttggtgttgatggtgcagacaaaaaataagaatacagtaaaataagaagtaagaTAAGTAcattttagttccttttttgcagtgcacatcTGTTACGCCCATCAGCTTAGGCCAGAGATCCAGCTAATAAAAGATGGACAGGGGGCCCTGAGGACCACTGGGTTAactcaaaacatattcatgtgttgcaacggtccagtcaaagtccagacctacacTCATTTGCTCTGGACCCAGAATCAAATGAGGTTCTGTTGAGGACAGACAGACGGATCAACCCTGACCAAGAATGGGCTTTTCCTGTGcggtgtgattgtgtgtgtgtgtctgttttaatGGGTGCTTCTGCTTTTTCTAGTGAGAGAGCTGCTGAACAGCGGCGTCAGCCCGGATCTGGTCAATGAGGATGGACTGACAGCCCTGCACCAGGTACGCACTCAGCTGGTCCAGGAGCCGGCCCGTCGCTGTCTTAGCATTGCACAGGCAGGTTGTTACCCAACGGAAACATGTCAGCACCTAAACATGTCTGAGTGCGTAATCGGCTCGGATTGCAAACCGCATTTGGACATCGATAAGCAAAACATTCCTTTTTCCAGAAACCACATGTAATGGAGGTAATATCTGCACACAGAGCTCCTCCTACATGTGCAGTAAACTAAAATGACAGGTTTTCAATATGTTTGGGACTTTCCTGTGTTGTGTCTCTCTGTGATGTTTGCAGCCATCGTGTCCTTTCcttgtctttattttgtctaaAAGTTTTACTTATCTTAGTTTACAGAAGGACACAGATTATTCCACTCCTCTTTTGTTCAAAGGCCAGACGTTTTAGGGGGAAGGGGACATTCTTAAGATTATACTTGAAGGGATTTCTTTAactataacaaaacaaaaagtctgCTTGTGTATaacttctacttttttttattaattcccCCATAAGTTGGTGTAAATCTGCCTCTTCTCACTTATGAAGGGCGTGTTTGTCGGTACagagaactctttataaaatcAGTCGCCTTCTAGGAAAAATGTGGTATTTGCACAGCAGAAGACTGAGCCATTCATGCAAACTTTTCCTCTCAAGCGAGTGTAGTCGCCGCCTTCAAAATTAAACACAGATTTGTCCATTcgtgtgtgtttttgcttttctttttctctcagcaattttcttttctgagACTTTtccatgttctgctgccatgTGGTGCAGCTCTGGGTATTTTCTTTTCTAGGATTTCTACCGCTGTTTTCTCTTCTCAGTGCTGCATTGATGACTTTGTGGAGATAGTGCAGTGCCTGCTTGATGCGGGCGCCTCCGTGAACGCCTGTGACAGCGAGCTGTGGACGCCGCTGCACGCTGCTGCCACCTGTGGACACACGGGGCTGGTGCAGCTCCTCATTCAGTCGTGAGTCTAACGCGGTTCATGCTCAGCTTCTCTTCTGCTTCCATAAACATCCTCCTCACTTTTAGCTCTTTTCTTTCGATTTCCTGCATTCCTCTTGTTTagaaattggttaaaaatgatTTGCAACCCAGTGCGACCCTCTTTCTCCTGTATGAgagtgtatgtttttttttttcagatgataaACAGATTTAGAAGATAAGAATGATTGagtatgcaaaataaaatggaaatatggCTGCAGTTCTAGTCTGAGAGCATTGCTTTGCACGTGAGGGTGTGTCGCTCTGATCCTGATCAATTTGCATGTCCATCCGCGTGTGTCTGTTCCCGTAGTGGAGCTGACCTGCTGGCTGTCAATGCAGACGGCAACATGGCCTATGACCTCTGTGAGGATGAGGCCACCCTGGAGCTGCTAGAGACGGTTATGTCTGAACAGGGTCAGTAAAGGGAATCAGcggcaaacattttgttttgcgCCTTTTAGCGTTGTaggttatttaatttttttcatgtatttgtCTAAATATAAAATCTATTGAGATACAGGAAACaagatgtgtttttgtttttgcatcatAAGTGTTTTTTGTGATGGGattagttttttcttcttcgcaGGGATAACTCAGGACCGGATAGATGAGTGCAGAGCGGCCAGAGAGACGGCCATGCTCGCTGACGTTCAGGCTTTGATTCAGAGCGACGCAGATTTAAACGCACAAGACAACAACGGAGCAACACTGGTGAGACGGAAGGAAAATAATATCCACATGTCACCTAGGGGCTTAACAATACATCGATCCAAGTATCGAATCAATGATTAACAATCTAATTACATCGATTGCAAGatgaagatatttttttaagatgcgcttttgttttattaaattcagGTATGAGACTAGAGGtgatttattattactttaaaattagaagaatttttttattattattaaatccctGATACCTGTAAgagattagaaataaaatggtcaaatcatatttgtttttgttttttctgtgattGATATCAATGTAAGTAATAGTTTTGGATGCACAGataatatagaaataaataaaataataataatagcggTCCAAAATTGTAACAGACTTCGTTACATCGGCAAGTGTTGCATTGTCATACAAATAAGTTGATATAACATCAGAGTAATAAATCGATATCCCCAAAGTAGTATTAGGCAACGGAAggcaaaacaaatgtatttgtaaagcATCAGTCATACAGAAGGCTTAACGCAAAGGGATTTGCAGgaaaagaaatgtaaagaaaaattatattgattacattattaatttaaagtcaaacaaaacctttgaatttttctttttcattcattctataattcaattgtattttatttgtatagcgccaattcacaacacttgtcatctcaaggcactttacaaagtcagattcgatctgattggtttaaaagtttcctgtctaaggaaatccagcagattgcatcaaagtgttgacaagcagcattcactcttcatgaaagagcgtagacagtcgtctgcattgtccatggctttgcagcaatccctcatactgcaCACGCACAATGGAGAACTTGATGCATCATCACTAGTAATTTTGAACAACGCTTACCTATATAGAGTAGAACACCTACACACAGTAAAATCATTTGTTGCAATAAATCTTGGGTATTCAAAAAAGAATGAGCAATAAGTTAATTCTCTGTATGTGCCAAGCTGGTGGTAGCCTCCCATTGAAAGCCTTGGAGTGAAAAGCCATTTTGACCAAGCTTTGACTCGGGGAGCTAAACACAAATGCCTGCCGCACTTTTAAGATTTGGAGTTGTAAATAATTTGGAAAAGCTTGTTTCCCTTACCCCTATTTCACAATTATCTGCTACTTTGTGTTattccatcacataaaatcctaataacaGCCCATAAGACATGTCCAGTACTATaaaaggcttcttttttcttcttcttcccatgTCAGCTCCATATAGCGTCTGCCAATGGCTACATGTCTGTAGCAGAGCTGCTAGTGGAGCACCGGGCTCAGCTGGAACTGAAAGACTCTGACGGATGGGCGCCTCTCCATGCCGCCGCCTGCTGGGGACAGGTCTGTGCCGCGGTCGCCCTCAAAGAACCCCGTTTTCCAACTGTCTTTTGAgcattgcttgtttttttaactcGTTCCACAGATCCAAATAGTGGAGCTGCTGGTGGCCCACGGCGCCGATCTCAACTCCAAGTCGGTTTTAGACGAGACGCCGCTCGGTGAGATGCGAGGGTCTTCTGGTCGTTCCTCTGAAATGCTAGCTGTTTAGCTGTCTAACCGTTCCCGTTGCTTCCCTTTCAGACGTATGCATTGACGAGGAGGTCAGAGCCAAACTGATGGACCTGAAGCACAAACACGACGCCATCATGAAAAGTCAAGACAAGCAGAAGGGCACGCTGCAGAGGCGAGCCTCCAGCACCGGGAGCAGAGGGTAACCTGGGGGGAGTTCAGGGCCGCCAGAGGGTGAGAACGACTCAGAGAAGTGGGTACGTTCACGTTTCCATCTCGTTTGCCCGTACAGGAAGGTGGTGCGTCGGGTCAGCGTGAACGAGCGCTCCAGTCTGTACCGGCGGGAGCACCACAAAGAGGCGATGGTGTGGCAGGAGCGTGGCCGGCAGCCTGAACCACAGGACGACGACGAAGACAGACAGACCGACAACGAGCTTCTCCAGCACGCCGCTATGGTgactcattttttttatctcaggaAAAGTGGGACCTGATGAACCAGttggctttgtttttaattttactcaACCCCTCCCTTGCTTTTCAGGTTGCTGCCATCGCGGCGACCGCGCGTGTGGAGGAGCTGGACGTCGCAGACAGAAAGATCGGGTCGTCCAGCGTGGGGAACGGCGAGACGTCCGTGTCTCTGTCTTCCTCCGTGCCCGGAGAGCTTTGGAGCGGCGGGGGCCGCATGGACCGCAGCGCCACCTACGAGCTCAGCCCCGCGCCCAGGGACGGGCAGGAACAGGGCGACGGTGTAGACGGCATGACTCGGGAGAAATCGCACCACACCCTGGCCGACCTGAAGCGCCAGCGGGCGGCTGCCAAGCTGAACAAGTACCCAGCTCCGCCTCCTCCCCTGCCTTCCACCGCAGAGGTGGAGGAGCCCGCTGCTGCAGCCGCCCAGACGACAACCCCTCAGGCTCAGTCTGAAGCCCAAATCTCCCCGACTCCAGAGCAGCCCGCCTCTCCCAGTCAGGTGTTCTTCACGCCCGCCAGCGGAGATCCGCCGCTGCTGAAACTCCGCGCCCCTGAGGAGGAGCAGACCAACAGCAAGGAGCCGTGCTGCGGCCTCATGTAGACGCTCCCTGCTGCCTGCAGAGGGCAGGAGCGCCCCAAAGTGACGAGCcttcaagaacagacatgtcttCAATGTAAAAGATTGTAAGCTAAGGCCACATGCAATCTGATCTCACAGCAGAACGTGTAACGACTACATTGGTTTAGAAATTTTTACAATACATACATTCCCCCCAGAAAGTACTCGCCTGCAGACATAAGTGTTGCGTCTCACTAAGGAaaaacagtgccttgcaaaaccaTTCATTCTCCTATGGcctttttcacgttttgtcaaaccacaaactttcatttattttattttttatgggggttttatgtgacaggccAACACAGGCTGGTGCATGACTGATTTAGTGGATAGAACCTGCTGCATGGGTCtcaatcatttcttttttttttttttacaataaaaataactgaCGTTGGATTTGCATTTGTAAActtagaaccaccttttgctgcaattatagCTGCCGGTCTTttatgtttctaccagctttgctcaTCTTGAAACTTTCCCATTTTTCAATGCAGCTTAGCTCAAGTTCTGCCAGACAGCAGTTTTTCCACAGACTCCCTGGTTAGATTCATGTTTGTTGTCCTGTTAGGAGTTGGATCTCTACCCAAGTCTCAGGTCTTATGGCCATTAATAGTTATTGTTTTCATCCCCAAATCAACCAGGACCGTCATTCCTATCCCTGCCTCTGATGtcttgtcaacagattctccacaactttctccctgagctGTCCTCTGTCTGTGTCCCTTGGTTTTCGTGATGCTGCTCCTTCTCTAatcttctctaacaaacctctgaggcctttacagaacagctggatttatgccCAGATTGGATTGCACACCAATGGACTCTGCTCATTAGGTGACTGAAGGCAACCGgttgcactgggttttatttaaggcTATcgggttgtttttatttgtaaaaccttaaaaaaaacatgcatcattTTCTTTCCGCTTCTTTTGTGCACCATTTTtttgtgaattgcataaaatcccaataaaatgtgcgtcctgtttgtggtgttaaagtgacaaaatgtgaaaaggttcggGTACGTTTGCAGGGCGGTGGACATGGCTTTAAGGAAGTAAACGGAGAACACTGACAGTCAGTGCACTCTGCATAGCATTAAAACGGTCGACTTGGCCGAAACTACAGTAAAATATGATGCAAGAACTCACTGCTTGGCCCTTTCTgcacaattctttttttttttttctttttttttttttcctactggttttcttctgcttttatatatattttacccTCGTTGGCAAATAATTGGGGAAGGGGACCAAAAGTACATCCTACATGCAACGTGatctcagatttttcttttccaaccatGGACATTTGAGAAGTGGACGAATGTCGTTATTGCACATTTTCAGGTGAGACCGGACTGCCCCGTGCCAATAATGGTTTGATGTACATCACTGTCCGCTTGTTTGACTGTTTCATCCATGTTCCCTCCTCCATTCAGCCCACATACTCCCGCTGCCTCCTGCTGGGCGGCTTTGTTTTCTACTGAATGTAAAGATTCCCCTTGAGCTCAGGAGAATTACAGAATCCAGTTCCTCTAGAAGAAAAAGTCAGTGTAACCATGAGGTTATCTATTGAGGCAACTGATTTAACTTGATTAGGAAAGAGTGGCTCTCTTTTTTGAATGAAGTATGCATTCGAAATAAAGATAATTTTTGATTACTGAATAATAGGTTATGGATACACGACAGCTTTGTATTTTGAATTTAGAAAACACTGATTTTTGTTCCTTACTGTtcataaaaatgtacatttctttATTGTAATGGTGCaatttgtacatttatttttcttttatttgacgTCACTTCTCTTTAAATCAATGAACAATTTCCACTTGTCAAAACCGGATCATCGTTCTAtcagtatttgtttttctacCCTCAGAATTGaatcacattatttatttatgtctgcCTCCGTAGGGTGGAAAAACCCTGTTTGTACAATTTTTAAAGATAATGACATGAAGGAAAACCTGAAAGAAAATAGATATTTTTGCATTCACACATTGATCAAAGACGTATTTAATTGTATtgtgattggaaaaaaaaattctcacatTAATAATCAGAGTTTGGTGCCTTCATTCGGTGGCTAGTTTAACATGGGTTTGCGATGCTTGCACAGTGTCCCACTTGTAAATGTTGGTGAGCTTTGGGATTAAATAATATGACAAACCTAATGAACCTTTTTAATGCCCTCCATATATTGTAAAGTATTgcaattttgttatttttaatgatccctgtttaaaaaaagaagacaaatacattgttttcacaaatcagttttgtatttttaatattgCAAATGTACTTCATTTATTTGGATAGGGTTGCTGCAGATTACtagaattaaatatatatagttGAGACCTGATCTTTACATGCACTGTGTCAAAAGACTTTTTCACCTtacctttttcacattaaatgaGACCAATAGTTTCTTCTTATAATAATTTACTGTAGTTTTAACCCATTCGTCTTGACAGAGCTGGTGTAACTCAATCAGCCTTGCCCACAAATTGTCTATGGGACTGACATAAAATTTACTTTACTGTCCTGGTGTCCCTTTACATCTTATTGGACACAGACACAGACTTTATTGTGATTcagctgcacattcacaatgtatGTTTGAGTGAACTTTTGTTGCAAGTCTCCAAGTAAACGcagaagaaaaatgaaacacaaGTAGTTATCTGTCAAGAATATAACAGCAAaccagaaaaatacattttatatatgcAAACGAATTATGTATAAGATCATATGAATAGTGCAAGTATATGTAGCAGCAGAATGTATGTACTTTCTTAAATGCTATGCTGTTATTGTTTCATTCTGACTGAAAACAGCATACACATATTTCTAGAAAATCTCTCTGAtctggagagacggcatccGTCCCACTTCGGacggtgcagctcttctttcttggAATCTGgacggatttattagttctccaaaatgctgacagaCCAGAAAGCAGAGGCGTAGTTTAAcgcacctctctgcagcttctgtactgttccCCACCCATTACTccattgagacggtgtctttcctaCCGGCAAAACtaaaaagactaaaactgatcgAAAAacgagcaaatcataaaaatcaacagaactcaacaaaaataaacttcttaatcaatcacttaatcttgATGGCATTAAtatggcctctggtaataaagtaaaaaacttttgtgttatttttgaccaagatgtcatttaaatcccttgataaacaggtttctagagtttccttttttcacctccagaatatcgccaaaattagaaatattctgtccaggagtgatgctgaaaaactagtccatgcatttgttacttcaaggctggactataattatttactatcaggaaatccacaaaatgcagtttgaagcattcagctgatccaaaatgctgcaggatTGTGTCTCTGTTGTCCCTGCAGAGGGACAAACAAGAGAACCGGTTGAGGACGGAAGGAGGGATGTTTGCTCTTCTTATTCATCACAGAAAGTGCAGATGTTGCTGTGCTCTCTACATTATGTTTACATTTCACGTGCTGTAGTGGCTGCGTTGCTCTCAATCAAACCTGCACGGTACTCCAATGTAAACAAGATGACAGACGAACGTTTATTCAGGTTCCACAGTGAAATCTTACAGGAGTTGTTCAGTAATGGTTGATTATCCAAAATTAACACAGTTGGCCGATACTGCCCCAAAAAGTTTACAGTTATGGTAAGAAAAGCTGTGTAGCTTCagtctttgtgttttctgttttttctttttcttttttcccctggaAACTCCCCCAAGGACCACAAGGAAATTCACCCCTATATTAAAGGGCAGTTACAGctctaaacaaataaaaacattttcctatCCAATATTCTTAATACAACCTTTAGAGTTATAAAGGTAAACATATTAATcacaataacacaaaaaataaaagcattaaatagCTGAGTACAGACTCCAGAATTTAGATAACCAATTTGTagtaaaataagacaaaatgtgAGTCCATATTGTATCCCAAACGCTATCTGGAGAACTTCGGCTCCTACAGGGCCAATTTACTCACCAGGTGCTGGGGGTCCAGAAACAGCATACGCACATGGGTGTTGTTCTTCTCCAGGAGTGCGGAGCTGATGGCGTCCTCTGTGGAACGGCGAGCAAATTGGAGCAGATCGGGGGcctctcaaagcacttcacCATGATCGGAGGGAGTGCTATGGAACGGTAATCATTCAGTGATGGGCACTGGTATGATGGCTGCAATGATACGGGATGAGACAACAGCAGGGGCCAGCGAGATGTTAAATATGTCTGTGAGGATGCAAGCCAACTGGTTAGCGTAGTCTTTCAGCACCCATCCTGGTATGTAGTTGGGAGCTGCTGCTTTCTGTGCATTGAGTCCTCTCAACATTCTCCGGCCATCAGCTGTATCAAACCTGAGTGCTTGTTCATGTGGGTGAGGTGTGGATTTCCTCACAGGAGTGTTGTTGAGAGCTTCAAACTGGCCCAAGTAATTACTGAGTGTGTTGAGAAAGTCTGTGTTGTCCCCGCAGGGTAAAAGTAGCaggcttacactgcaaaaaactgaacttaacataagtaaaatgttcttgaaatgagtgtattttccttgatttgagcaggtaaataagatgatctgccaatagaataggatttttgcacctaaaataggaacaattcatctccatcgtcttatttcaagtgcagtatatctaattttcttattttaggggtaaaaatactcattccattggaaaataatcttatttacctgctcaaatctaggacaaaaacaccaattttaagaacatttttacttatttttagatccattttagCAGTGTAGACTGTGTGCTTTGCCACATGCGTCTGGTGTTAGTAGGGTTGTGGAAAATGCCCTAGACTTTCTGACCATAGGCACGCTTTTCTGTGGTTATGGCATGGTTCAGGTTGGCTTTGGCTGACCTAAGTGCCTCTCTGTCCCCACAGTTGAACTCTGAATTCTGTCTTCTTAGTATTTTCCTACCGCGTTTGTCATCCAGCATTTCTGATTTGCCTGTGCGGTGACAGTGTGGGTCAGAGAGACCTCCTGCATGCACTTCTGGATGTATGCAGACACAGACTCAGTATCCTCCTCCATATTGGTGTGTTGGGTTTCAGTCGCAGGCTCCCCATACATGTTCCAGTCTGTTCGCTCAAAACAGTTCTACAATACT from Fundulus heteroclitus isolate FHET01 chromosome 21, MU-UCD_Fhet_4.1, whole genome shotgun sequence carries:
- the ppp1r16a gene encoding protein phosphatase 1 regulatory subunit 16A; its protein translation is MAADHGELLAEMATVGRLSATERLKHAQKRRAQQLKAWAQMEKEAGRGSRAKADKKKKRTTKVTFPESITLLEAAARNDVEEVRELLNSGVSPDLVNEDGLTALHQCCIDDFVEIVQCLLDAGASVNACDSELWTPLHAAATCGHTGLVQLLIQSGADLLAVNADGNMAYDLCEDEATLELLETVMSEQGITQDRIDECRAARETAMLADVQALIQSDADLNAQDNNGATLLHIASANGYMSVAELLVEHRAQLELKDSDGWAPLHAAACWGQIQIVELLVAHGADLNSKSVLDETPLDVCIDEEVRAKLMDLKHKHDAIMKSQDKQKGTLQRRASSTGSRGKVVRRVSVNERSSLYRREHHKEAMVWQERGRQPEPQDDDEDRQTDNELLQHAAMVAAIAATARVEELDVADRKIGSSSVGNGETSVSLSSSVPGELWSGGGRMDRSATYELSPAPRDGQEQGDGVDGMTREKSHHTLADLKRQRAAAKLNKYPAPPPPLPSTAEVEEPAAAAAQTTTPQAQSEAQISPTPEQPASPSQVFFTPASGDPPLLKLRAPEEEQTNSKEPCCGLM